DNA sequence from the Acipenser ruthenus chromosome 8, fAciRut3.2 maternal haplotype, whole genome shotgun sequence genome:
TTATGATGGAgcgtgttgtagcttttaaatgcatttgaattcaaCAAAGCAAGCTTGGTAAACGCAATGCTTCCTGGCCGTTAACGAGTAAAACggctctgggatcaataaactactaacaaccaaacgagcaagatgggccaaatggcctcctctcgtttgtaaactttcttcttatGTAAACCAAGCTTCTTATTGGCTGTTGACAATATCAAGGAgtgcaaagtaccgtgacagatattatgaaagcagaaccagggaggcaggttactgtacatttaccattttgtaattttatttatttattaaaagcttTGCATGGAGATGGCTTGTAAAACGGcaatttgcttacttttaaagcaaagaatgtccccatgtttaaagcagtttgagtgtttttgttcactaacctatttatgcatgtgtaaatgtcattttctgtAAATGTTGTtgtacttatatatatttttttaattgtcataCTAAAATTAGATTTAGTTAGGGTAAATTGAGTGCTAGGAAAGCCTCTTCCCAGAATTGAGGAAAATATAAACCACTGGGAAGCAAGTTTATGGTATCAGGCATTACAAGTCACAGGACAACATTACAGCCAAAATATGAACAAAAGGCTTTTTACACTGTCTTCCCCAATTCAATCCAATCTGCCACAAAAAAAGCAGATGGAGAAAGAGAGGAATTTGATCTTGCATCGCTGTGCAAACCAAGAAGCCACTGCATTTTGCTTCAGGTCTATCAGTGGATGCATGTTGTCTTCTATTTTAGAGCTAAAAAAAAGGGTTTACTACAGGTTTCTATCTTGGGTCTGATACTGTTCTCACTATATATTAATAGTGTGTGCCAGAATCTGAATGGAGCCTTTTGTCACCTAGAACACTATAATCCGTGTATACTACTTGATACTGTAgatatactgtttgttttttgtatataaagtatctccagacaggtgcagccatttctagaaatacaaatataataaaacaaatgaaagaagtttgttttattcctgcacACAAATCTACATAGATAAATGCCACGGGTCACAGTGACCCAAAACATCTTCTTTGTATACATGACTTGTTCTTAAAAATATGAACATCTCAAAAGgttctgttttctgtgtataaGTGCATGACCCCAACttagaaaaaaagtcaaaatattacagaaaatgaaaagaaatagcATTTAAGCTAATTGGAAACTAGAGTCGGGTCAAATAGACCCAAAACTAATAGGAGTGTTAAGGCTTGAAACAAATTAATGTCAAATCATTGATACTTTGTTTTTACATGCCTCTACTGAGCAAACCTTGATCACCTAATGAAATAAACAGCCAGATTTGTATTAGATTACCACCCTCAAACTCACCACAAGTTACTATCTTATTTAAAATTTGAAGGCAAGTGCACTGGGTACTTTGTGTGAATTGTAATAGGACCGTTAACAGGTTATCGAGGCTCGATGTTACAGGTAAATATACTCAAGTACAGTTTACCATCTAGTCTTATACTTAAAGTGCTTTGGCCGATCAGCATTTAGTTAGTGTCCCCCTATGGCATGGGAATAGTCTAGACTAGTGTCCAGGGATATGAGTGCAATAGATAACCCAAAATGCATCAGCTAAAACACAGAATGAGGACCAAGATTAGATTTATTTTGAGTAGGTTCCAAGAACCAACaaaagtgtaaatgtttctgatcccagatttAATGTAGGATATTGGTTTTTTAAAGAGGTGTTTTTAATGCGAAATGACTGCtgtgtttctggtcatcttgccaggacacccTTGTAAAATGGGTTTTTCCttggttaaagaatgaataaatgtTTTAACTTACACATTTCTCAAGTTCCAGACCATCCTTGAAGAACAGAATATATGGAGTGATCCCATCCTCACGGTAGTCTAGGAAGCCCACCATACCTTCCGGGTTCATTGATTCACCTGTGTAAAACTAAgaccaaaacaaaacaccttcAGGGTTCTACTCAGCTAGGAGTCCAACAACTACACTTAGATTACAGCAAGGTGCTCAGATATTAGAGTTATTTTCACAGGATTTAATCCTCCAAAGGTGTCCTAAGTTATTCATCACAGCAACATTTCAGTATTTGCACGATAAGTGAAGGGACATTAATTCTTGTTTTTCTTACCTGATAATTCTTTAAGTTTCCAAGAATAGTTTTAACTTGTTCTGAAGCGCCAGTCATAAATGGTTTTACTCTGTCCGGGGCAGTCTCTTCCAGTTTTGCTTTGATTCTGTCAAAAGATAAATCTGTCAAAATATCCCTGCCACATCTGTCAATTAAATTACTTTAGAACATCTTTGTGAATTGTTACCATGTACCATCTATGTTAAggcaacaatacaaataaaatctgaCTTGATATCTCAGATTCCAATACTCCACTTGTGTCCATTGTCTTTGCAAAGACAAGTCAAAACATGCATAGGCAGTTCTCCAGATATACTGTACAGGGtaagaaactcacactagccttgTACGCAGTCCTGGGTTTCCAAACTACCATCAAtgaagtatattttttaaatgattcactACCCAGCAGTTTGAGCAGCCCCTATTAAAACAGTGTTCCTTCTCTTACAGCTTTGTGAACAACTCCCAATAAAATCAACCTACAGATACAAGACACTAAATCTGATGCCAGTCATGGTGTTTAACAGAGgaaatacatttgtaataataCTGGTGCTGCCATGCAGTCAGAAGTTATTTTGCAACAAAAGTAGCATTTGTTTACTAAACTTCCTCCTTTCCTCATTTTTACTGGGGATGTCTTCCCTTATTCAATCTGAACTGCTACATGAAAGCACACAGAAAGCGCAGGGAAATTGATCTAGCATCATTATCTAAAACCCAAAGAAGCCACTTTTCACTCTGCTCCAGGTTTGTCAAGAGATGCAGGAAACTTTAGTACTTCCAACTTTTCCCAGACTCACTGTGACTGTGAAGAAAGACACTTACGCCTTCATGTAGTCTTTGATGTACTGTTTGAACGATTCCTTGGTGAAGCCCGTTTCTGACAGTTTGTGGTTTAAAACGATGTCTACTCCACTGACTGTTGAAGTGTCTGTTCCCTCCTCCTGAAGCTCTGCTGAGGCATTGCCACCAATAAGAGAGTCATCAATGTCGCCAACTGTTCTGCTGACAATCTGAAACCCAAAGAGATGGCATAAGATCCAAGCAACCAGAGCCATTGCAAAAGCAGCATACTGCTTGACTAGTTTCTAGTCAAAATGCTGCAGTGTctctaaaagtaaaaataaataaatctatggaGTTGATGGTGCTTGATCTATTTTATTTAAAGCTGTATGGACCTCTGCACATAGCAATTGGCTGCATGCCTTGACATTCAATATGCGCATATGGAAAAGTTATTATAATCAAATCAATCAATAGCACCTTTGGCCCATTGGAAAATGCTTCAAGTTTCAAAACTCAAAAGAACCCATTTCCTTTAGATCATTAAATGTACTCCCCTATTCAATCCGAGCTGCTATaatacaaagcacacagaaagcgcGAGGAAATTGATCTTGCATCATTATTCAAAACCCAAGAACACTTGATTTGCTTCAGGTGTGTCAAAAGATGCAGTAGTGGTTAGTAGAGAATGGTGCCCAACATACCCCTTTAACTTTAAGAATCACTGCTGTTCACCGTTAGGCATTTCGTGACCAGACTACAGTAAAAGCTAGTCAGAAATTATATGGCCTCCCATTCCCtaacttttaaaacacagtattgCTTATCCCATATTCAAATTGAATCAGCCCCTGCTAACTGCTCTATATGAATCCCCAAAAAGTTTACATGACAACGGAAGTGATGATGACTCActacattctttttttgtttgtaccaTCCAGTGACGTAGAAACATCGGATAGAAATCTCCGCCctgcagcattttttttccccctagggCACAGCGCTTCGGTCCTTAACTTATATGCTGTAACTTAAATACAattgttaaatttaaaaaacaagaaaagccTAACCTTCCCCTCCACTTCATAACAGAGACCGTTGGCAGATTCTTTGATTTTGTAGATGTCGGAGAACATCTCATCTCCTGCAGCAAGAgaaatcagaattaaaaaaaaaaaaaaggattgcttCGTAATATAGTCGGTAAACAAGATACAATTTTCACAACTCCAAAAGTCTGTTTCTTCATATCCAGTTCTTATATTAGCACATATCTACATCCGGCTTGTCTGGTTTCGGTAGAACGTTGGTTACATACCATTTCTATACagacaatttaaatatatttacacaaATGTTATTCAGGTGATCGCTGGCTCATTAACTGTGTGTAGTATTTAAACTTAGACCTAGTAGTCGTACTAGGCTGTAAACGTACGACGCTACTGTAAAGTTCAGACTAGTACTTTACTAGGGAGTATAAAAGTATGACTACAGAGCCACCACCCATAACTTCAGCCTGGACTGTGTGAAATGGCTCTGCCCGGTTACATTACATAACCTGCTCAAATAACTTTtagtacacacacaatacaaagtTTAAATTATAACAAACGAGCTCGTAAAAAATCTCTTACAACACCCCTCAATCAGCAGCTACCAACAAACACATTGGACCATCCgatctgaacacacacacacaatagaagAGATAGACTACAGCTAAATCTACGGCCTAGCTAGGCCTCGGCATACACACAACAAAATCACAATTAAACCAAAAAAGTCGTCCCTTAACTGAAAGCGTATCTCAGATTCCAAAATGACAGAATATTTGTTCCCAAAGGAAGCGCGAACTTACCGCTGATGATATCCTTGTAAATGATCATTCTGGCGGATTGTGTTTGTCGGTCTCACACGACACAAGCTCTATCCTCAAAGAGGGACTGAGTTGAAAAGGACTGCTGTGCGCTTTTCTGCCACTTATAGACAGGACCATAAGCAGTGCGTCACCACTTTATGTGTTCCACAGACGTGTAATTGGCTTACGTTTTACGCAGATGGCGTTGACGATATACATGCGTCTTGTAGGTGTAAGGGTGATACTGTGTTTAgatctgcattttttaaaaatacatagttttttttttaaataaacaaaataaaagactaCCTCTAATTTTCTCCGAGACAGCCTCCCTACGTGTCGAGACAAGTTATACGCACACACTTGGGCTTCTGGCTTTTGTTTCCGTGTTTTCTATTGACTTTTCGCCTCTCCTTTacgaattaatttcacaattaacagttgctgttttaattcagaaaccacaACACGTTAAAGAGTGTTCGGTCATTTTAAAAGGGGAGTTACTGTTAAACACAACGAAAACACAGATGCTGGCGAATAAATGACTCCAGACAAAAATTATGTTAAtttaaggtagggctaaggaaaggtcacGTGTGTTTGACGACTCGGTACCATTTTGCTCATTTGCATACGTTTTGCGTcgtgttttgtatcatttactGCAGTTCTGACAGCGAGCGTGAAGATGCCAGCGTTCAAAGTGAAAGGAATGTTTGCTTCCAAATGTGTTTTAAACCtcattttgtttataaaacatCCTCGATCACACATGTACCAACAGAGGAAGCTGAATTGATCACAACGAGCGATTCAATCCCGTGTATGCCTGTCTAAGTGTAAAGTGGTCAGAAACGATGGACTGAAATGGGCTAACACTGCTTCTAAACACAGAGTAACTATGGAGGCACACAGATCGAGAACATTTCTGAATTCCTAAAAACAGATTTCCATTAGGAAATCCGTGTGTTGACTGACCCTTAcaagtgctttttactgcatgTAATTCATAATAGCAACATTTTGCGATAagacatgcattttttttgtttgtttcaaaagaacagatgtaaagaaatgttttaaaaacatgaaactgAAAGGTCACCATACTACTTTTTTTCTGTATGCCATAGAAGGCTAAAGAAAGCAGacaaatttatatattaaaaaaaaaaaagttttttctaaGATTTGTATGCAAAAACCAATAAGGTATGTCTTTGCTAAAgttcacaaaacacaattcaatatacAGTCATCTTTTTCAGACCAAAAAATTGGTtaagaacaaatatgtaaatagatcttgttaaaatgcattaccctgaaATTTGACCTTTTCTTGGTCTCAC
Encoded proteins:
- the LOC117407040 gene encoding translationally-controlled tumor protein homolog, with amino-acid sequence MIIYKDIISGDEMFSDIYKIKESANGLCYEVEGKIVSRTVGDIDDSLIGGNASAELQEEGTDTSTVSGVDIVLNHKLSETGFTKESFKQYIKDYMKAIKAKLEETAPDRVKPFMTGASEQVKTILGNLKNYQFYTGESMNPEGMVGFLDYREDGITPYILFFKDGLELEKC